In Myxococcota bacterium, the genomic stretch GGGCGCACGCTGCCGCTGCACGTGCGCGAGGCGCTCCGGGTCCACCGTGACCCCGGCGCTCTCCCCTATCTGGACTGACTCAGGACTCCCGGCGCCGCTGCAGCTCGAGATGGTACGCGTGCATCATGTCGCGGTAGTCGAGCATGCCGAGGATCCGGCCGCGCGGGGGGCCTTCGCCGTCGGAAGCCTCGACCACCGGAAGCTGGGGGTAGGCCGAGGAGCGGAACAGCTCGTGCGCGCGATACAGGTCGTCGTCGCGCAGCAGCGCGAGCGGCGGCCCCGCGAGGTCGCTCGCCACCACGATCCCATCGAGCTGCGGCTCGTCGAGCACCGGCCGGAGCTGCTCCGCCGTGACCAGGCCCGTGAGCGTGCCGTCCGTGTCGACCACCGGCAGCGTGCCTTGACTTGCACCGAGCAGCGCCGCGCGCACCTCCGCGAAGCGCGTCGAGGGCGCGACCGAGACCAGTGACTCGCTGGGCCGGTAGACGTCGCCGACCTTCATCTCTTCGAGCACGTTCACGGTGAGATCGGCGAGGTGCGCCGGCGAGGAGAAGCGGTCCTTCACCTGGTTCTCGTAGATCGAGCTGCCGCGCGCCAGCAGCATGGCGAGCACCGACACCAGCACGAGCGGCGCGAGCAGCGCGTAGCCGCCGCTCATCTCGGCCACCATCAGCATGGCGCCGATCGGCGCGGAGGCGACGCCGGCGAAGAAGCTCGCCATGCCGACCAGCACGAACGAGGCGGGATGCGGGAACAACGCCGGGGCGAGCGCCGCGCCCGTGTAACCCACGAGCGCCCCGAGCATGCCGCCGATGAAGAGTGTCGGGCCGAACACGCCCCCGCTCCCGCCGGATCCCACGGTGAGCGCGGTGGTCGCGATCTTGGCCGCCACGATCAAGGCCAGTGACTGGACGGCGACCTGGCCGTCCAGCGCGCGCTGCAGCCAGCCCCAGCCCGCGCCCCAGGCTTCGGGGACCGCCAGCCCGATCGCGCCCACGCACAGACCTCCGAGCATCGGCCGCAGCGGCCGGGGCAGACTGAGTCGCGCGAACACGCGGTGGCGCAGCAGGCGGAACAGCCCGATGTACGCGCGTCCGACCGGCGCCGAGAGCAGGGCCAGCAGCACATAGCCGGGCAGCTCGATCGGGCGGAAATGCGGAATGCCGTGGGTCGCGAAGATCCGGTGCGAGCCGAGCAGAAGCCCGAAGACGACGTAGGCAGTCACCGACGAGATGACTGCCGGCACGACCGCTTCGGACTCGAAGTCCTCGCGGTACACGACCTCGATCGCCGTGACCGCCGAGCCGAGCGGCGCGCGGAAGATCGCGCCGAGCCCGCCCGCAGTGCCCGCCAGCAGCAGGATGCGCCGGTCGCGCGCGCTGAGACCCAAGAGGCTCGCGAGCCCGGACCCGATGCCCGCGCCGACCTGGGCGACCGGGCCCTCCTTGCCCGCGCTCCCGCCGCTCGAGAGCGTGAGGATGGTGGCTGCGGCCTTCACCAGCGGCACGCGCGAGCGAATCACCCCGCGCGAGCGGTGGAACGCGCGGATCATCTCGTCGGTGCCCGTGCCCTCGGCTTCGGGCGCGAGCCAGGTCACGAGCAGCCCCGCGGCCAGCCCGCCCAAGCCAGGCAGCAGGAAGAACAGCCAACGGCGTGGCGGCCCGTCGGGCGTCGGGGCTTCGCCGAGCAGCGCGTCGCCCGGCGGCGGCGGCGGCGGCAACTCGCGCACCAGGGTCACCGTGGTGAAGCGCGTGGCGAGCTCGAGCGCCACGAAGAACGCCGACGCGGCGAGCCCGCAGCACAGACCGACGACGATCCCGAAGGCGACCCAGCGCGCGCGCAGGTGGGCCATGCGCGCGACCCACAGGCGCAGCCAGGCCATCACTCGAGTGTCTCCAC encodes the following:
- a CDS encoding chloride channel protein gives rise to the protein MAWLRLWVARMAHLRARWVAFGIVVGLCCGLAASAFFVALELATRFTTVTLVRELPPPPPPGDALLGEAPTPDGPPRRWLFFLLPGLGGLAAGLLVTWLAPEAEGTGTDEMIRAFHRSRGVIRSRVPLVKAAATILTLSSGGSAGKEGPVAQVGAGIGSGLASLLGLSARDRRILLLAGTAGGLGAIFRAPLGSAVTAIEVVYREDFESEAVVPAVISSVTAYVVFGLLLGSHRIFATHGIPHFRPIELPGYVLLALLSAPVGRAYIGLFRLLRHRVFARLSLPRPLRPMLGGLCVGAIGLAVPEAWGAGWGWLQRALDGQVAVQSLALIVAAKIATTALTVGSGGSGGVFGPTLFIGGMLGALVGYTGAALAPALFPHPASFVLVGMASFFAGVASAPIGAMLMVAEMSGGYALLAPLVLVSVLAMLLARGSSIYENQVKDRFSSPAHLADLTVNVLEEMKVGDVYRPSESLVSVAPSTRFAEVRAALLGASQGTLPVVDTDGTLTGLVTAEQLRPVLDEPQLDGIVVASDLAGPPLALLRDDDLYRAHELFRSSAYPQLPVVEASDGEGPPRGRILGMLDYRDMMHAYHLELQRRRES